From a single Streptomyces misionensis genomic region:
- a CDS encoding DUF3710 domain-containing protein produces MFGRRNKKGAAEDAAGEAEQVVDSVDTEADEEAEAERERVRLEPGPRPDGPWDSTEVRDPAEGRVDLGGLFVPGVDGMELRVEVAGDAIVAATVVLNDSAVQLQAFAAPKREGIWGEVREEIASGITQQGGIVDEVEGPLGWELRAQVPVQLPDGTGGFQVVRFVGVDGPRWFLRGVISGQGAVQPQAAGLLEQIFRDTVVVRGEGPMAPRDPIVLKLPNDAQMVPEGVQQEESSRFSGGMGQLQRGPEITEVR; encoded by the coding sequence GTGTTCGGACGTCGCAACAAGAAGGGTGCCGCCGAGGACGCGGCCGGCGAGGCCGAGCAGGTCGTCGACAGCGTCGACACCGAGGCGGACGAGGAAGCGGAGGCCGAGCGCGAGCGCGTCCGGCTGGAGCCCGGACCGCGGCCCGACGGACCGTGGGACAGCACCGAGGTGCGCGACCCGGCCGAGGGCCGGGTGGATCTCGGGGGGCTGTTCGTGCCGGGCGTGGACGGCATGGAGCTGCGGGTCGAGGTCGCCGGTGACGCGATCGTGGCCGCCACCGTCGTCCTGAACGACAGCGCCGTCCAGCTCCAGGCCTTCGCCGCGCCGAAGCGCGAGGGGATCTGGGGCGAGGTCCGCGAGGAGATCGCGTCCGGCATCACCCAGCAGGGTGGCATCGTCGACGAGGTCGAGGGCCCGCTCGGCTGGGAGCTGCGCGCCCAGGTGCCGGTCCAGCTGCCGGACGGCACCGGTGGCTTCCAGGTGGTGCGGTTCGTCGGCGTGGACGGCCCCCGCTGGTTCCTGCGCGGCGTGATCTCCGGCCAGGGCGCGGTGCAGCCGCAGGCCGCCGGGCTCCTGGAGCAGATCTTCCGGGACACGGTCGTCGTCCGCGGCGAGGGCCCGATGGCGCCCCGCGACCCGATCGTGCTCAAGCTGCCGAACGACGCGCAGATGGTTCCCGAGGGCGTGCAGCAGGAGGAGTCCTCGCGGTTCTCCGGCGGGATGGGGCAGCTGCAGCGCGGACCGGAGATCACGGAAGTCCGCTAG
- a CDS encoding response regulator transcription factor, with translation MRVLVVEDEQLLADAVATGLRREAMAVDVVYDGAAALERIGVNDYDVVVLDRDLPLVHGDDVCRKIVELGMPTRVLMLTASGDVSDRVEGLEIGADDYLPKPFAFSELIARVRALGRRTSVPLPPVLERAGIKLDPNRREVFRDGKEVQLAPKEFAVLEVLMRSEGAVVSAEQLLEKAWDENTDPFTNVVRVTVMTLRRKLGEPPVIVTVPGSGYRI, from the coding sequence GTGCGCGTACTCGTCGTCGAGGACGAGCAACTGCTCGCCGATGCGGTGGCCACCGGACTGCGCCGGGAGGCCATGGCGGTCGACGTCGTGTACGACGGTGCGGCTGCCCTGGAGCGCATCGGCGTCAACGACTACGACGTGGTCGTCCTCGACCGCGACCTCCCCCTCGTGCACGGCGACGACGTCTGCCGCAAGATCGTCGAGCTGGGCATGCCCACCCGCGTGCTCATGCTCACCGCCTCCGGCGACGTCAGCGACCGCGTCGAGGGCCTGGAGATCGGTGCGGACGACTACCTGCCCAAGCCGTTCGCGTTCAGCGAGCTGATCGCGCGCGTACGCGCCCTGGGCCGCCGCACCAGCGTGCCGCTGCCGCCCGTCCTGGAGCGCGCCGGCATCAAGCTGGACCCCAACCGCCGCGAGGTCTTCCGCGACGGCAAGGAGGTCCAGCTCGCGCCCAAGGAGTTCGCCGTCCTGGAGGTGCTCATGCGCAGCGAGGGCGCCGTCGTCTCGGCGGAGCAGCTGCTGGAGAAGGCCTGGGACGAGAACACCGACCCGTTCACCAACGTGGTCCGGGTGACCGTGATGACCCTGCGCCGCAAACTCGGCGAGCCCCCCGTGATCGTCACCGTGCCCGGCTCCGGCTACCGGATCTGA
- a CDS encoding DUF4193 domain-containing protein, with protein MATDYDTPRKTDDDVDSDSLEELKARRNDKTTSAVDVDEFEAAEGLELPGADLSNEELAVRVLPKQQDEFTCMSCFLVHHRSQLAREKNGQPICRDCD; from the coding sequence ATGGCAACCGACTACGACACTCCACGCAAGACCGACGATGACGTCGACTCGGACAGCCTGGAAGAGCTGAAGGCCCGGCGGAACGACAAGACCACCTCCGCAGTGGACGTCGACGAGTTCGAGGCCGCCGAAGGACTCGAACTGCCCGGCGCGGACCTCTCGAACGAGGAACTGGCCGTCCGGGTCCTGCCCAAGCAGCAGGACGAGTTCACCTGCATGAGCTGCTTCCTGGTCCACCACCGCAGCCAGCTGGCCCGCGAGAAGAACGGTCAGCCGATCTGCCGCGACTGCGACTGA
- a CDS encoding DUF3093 domain-containing protein, translating into MQHSATPYEERLTAPRSWWLISLLVGVSFALILFPFGTLPILGGLVGGTAAAAVVASAYGSPRIRVVGDSLIAGEAKIPVSALGESEVLDPEEARAWRTHKADVRAFLLLRAYIPRALRVIVTDPDDPTPYLYLSTREPERLAAAIEAAREANAPSAPEGRA; encoded by the coding sequence ATGCAGCACTCCGCCACCCCGTACGAAGAACGCCTCACCGCCCCCCGCTCGTGGTGGCTGATCAGCCTTCTCGTCGGTGTCTCGTTCGCCCTGATCCTGTTCCCGTTCGGCACCCTGCCGATCCTCGGCGGCCTGGTCGGCGGCACGGCCGCGGCCGCGGTGGTCGCCAGCGCGTACGGCTCCCCGCGCATCCGCGTGGTGGGCGACTCGCTGATCGCGGGCGAGGCGAAGATCCCGGTGTCGGCGCTGGGCGAGTCGGAGGTGCTGGACCCGGAGGAGGCCCGCGCCTGGCGCACGCACAAGGCGGACGTCCGCGCGTTCCTGCTGCTGCGCGCGTACATCCCCAGGGCGCTGCGGGTGATCGTCACGGACCCCGACGACCCGACGCCTTACCTCTACCTGTCGACGCGGGAGCCCGAGCGGCTGGCGGCGGCGATCGAGGCGGCGCGCGAGGCGAACGCCCCGAGCGCGCCGGAAGGCCGCGCCTGA
- a CDS encoding PaaI family thioesterase, giving the protein MSGSSASLQPPADAVKPVRHPDAPAPGELLGAHYEHCFGCGPGQPHGLHLEARAGEGVSLTAEFTVQPAHQGAPGLAHGGVLATALDETLGSLNWLLRTIAVTGRLETDYVRPVPVGTTLHLEAEVTAVAGRKIYSTAVGRLDGPEGPVAVRADALFVEVKVDHFVDHGRPEEIQAAMSDPDQVRRARAFEVNP; this is encoded by the coding sequence GTGAGTGGTAGTTCCGCAAGCCTTCAGCCCCCCGCCGACGCGGTGAAACCGGTACGGCACCCCGACGCGCCCGCGCCCGGGGAGCTTCTCGGCGCCCACTACGAACACTGTTTCGGATGCGGCCCCGGACAGCCGCACGGGCTGCACCTGGAGGCACGGGCGGGCGAGGGCGTCTCGCTGACCGCCGAGTTCACCGTCCAGCCCGCCCACCAGGGCGCCCCCGGCCTCGCGCACGGCGGAGTGCTGGCCACGGCCCTGGACGAGACCCTGGGCTCACTGAACTGGCTGCTGCGGACCATCGCCGTCACCGGCCGCCTGGAGACCGACTACGTACGGCCCGTGCCCGTCGGCACCACGCTCCACCTGGAGGCCGAGGTCACCGCCGTCGCCGGACGGAAGATCTACTCCACCGCCGTCGGCCGCCTCGACGGCCCCGAGGGTCCGGTCGCCGTCCGCGCCGACGCCCTTTTCGTCGAGGTGAAGGTCGACCACTTCGTCGACCACGGCCGCCCCGAGGAGATCCAGGCCGCGATGAGCGATCCCGACCAGGTCCGCCGGGCCCGCGCCTTCGAGGTGAACCCGTGA
- a CDS encoding sensor histidine kinase: MAATPAPPQAPPKPTWDPRRPQAPFPWLRPTIRIRLTLLYGGMFLIAGILLLSIIYLLAAQAISTGNQPLFKIVSFQELKVSSDNCPAINTTSLPLADFNDAISQCVDHQRQVALDNLLSRSLLALLGLAVIAFAFGYAMAGRVLSPLGRITRTARAVAGSDLSRRIELDGPDDELKELADTFDEMLERLQRAFTAQQRFVGNASHELRTPLAINRTLLEVHLSDPNAPVELQQLGKTLLATNERSEQLVEGLLLLARSDNQIVERKPVDLAEVATQAIDQVRSEADAKGVEIRGERKPAVVQGNGVLLERIALNLVQNAVRYNVPEDGWVEVDTEVRHGQAVLTVSNTGPVVPAYEIDNLFEPFRRLRTERTGSDKGVGLGLSIVRSVARAHGGHIAARPREGGGLVMHVTLPL; the protein is encoded by the coding sequence ATGGCCGCGACACCCGCACCCCCGCAGGCGCCCCCGAAGCCCACCTGGGACCCCCGGCGGCCGCAGGCACCCTTCCCGTGGCTGCGGCCGACCATCCGCATACGGCTCACCTTGCTGTACGGCGGGATGTTCCTGATCGCCGGCATCCTGCTGCTGTCGATCATCTACCTGCTGGCCGCGCAGGCCATCAGCACCGGCAACCAGCCGCTGTTCAAGATCGTCAGCTTCCAGGAGCTGAAGGTCTCCAGCGACAACTGCCCCGCGATCAACACCACCAGCCTGCCGCTGGCGGACTTCAACGACGCGATCAGCCAGTGCGTGGACCACCAGCGCCAGGTCGCCCTGGACAACCTGCTCAGCCGGTCGCTGCTGGCCCTGCTGGGCCTCGCCGTGATCGCCTTCGCGTTCGGGTACGCGATGGCCGGCCGGGTGCTGTCCCCGCTCGGCCGGATCACCCGCACCGCCCGCGCGGTGGCCGGCTCCGACCTGTCCCGCCGGATCGAGCTGGACGGCCCGGACGACGAGCTCAAGGAGCTGGCGGACACCTTCGACGAGATGCTGGAGCGCCTGCAGCGGGCCTTCACCGCCCAGCAGCGCTTCGTCGGCAACGCCTCCCACGAGCTGCGCACCCCGCTCGCGATCAACCGCACGCTCCTGGAGGTCCACCTCTCCGACCCGAACGCGCCGGTGGAGCTCCAGCAGCTCGGCAAGACGCTGCTGGCCACCAACGAGCGCAGCGAACAGCTGGTCGAGGGCCTGCTGCTGCTCGCCCGCAGCGACAACCAGATCGTGGAGCGCAAACCGGTCGACCTGGCCGAGGTGGCCACCCAGGCCATCGACCAGGTGCGGTCCGAGGCCGACGCCAAGGGCGTGGAGATCCGCGGCGAGCGCAAACCGGCCGTGGTGCAGGGCAACGGCGTGCTCCTGGAGCGGATCGCGCTGAACCTCGTCCAGAACGCGGTGCGGTACAACGTGCCCGAGGACGGCTGGGTCGAGGTGGACACCGAGGTCCGGCACGGACAGGCGGTGCTCACCGTCTCGAACACCGGTCCGGTGGTGCCCGCCTACGAGATCGACAACCTTTTCGAGCCCTTCAGACGGCTGCGCACGGAGCGCACGGGCAGCGACAAGGGCGTGGGTCTCGGCCTGTCCATCGTGCGGTCCGTGGCCCGCGCGCACGGCGGGCACATCGCGGCCCGGCCCCGCGAGGGCGGTGGCCTGGTGATGCATGTGACACTTCCGCTGTGA
- the dut gene encoding dUTP diphosphatase: MSPAGREPLDVLLRRVDPDVPLPAYEHPGDAGADLRTTEACELGPGERAVLPTGVSIALPEGYAAFVHPRSGLAARCGVALVNAPGTVDAGYRGEIKVIVVNLDPRESVRFERFDRIAQLVVQQVERVRFQEVAELPGSARAEGGFGSTGGHAAVGDESGTNGRSANSGPAGGNRYASVVSDREGQ; this comes from the coding sequence GTGAGCCCCGCCGGCCGCGAGCCGCTCGACGTGCTGCTCAGGCGCGTGGACCCGGACGTACCGCTTCCGGCGTACGAGCACCCCGGGGACGCCGGCGCCGATCTGCGCACCACCGAGGCGTGCGAACTGGGCCCCGGAGAGCGGGCCGTTCTGCCCACGGGGGTGTCGATCGCCCTCCCGGAGGGGTACGCGGCCTTCGTGCACCCGCGTTCCGGTCTCGCCGCCCGCTGCGGTGTCGCCCTCGTGAATGCCCCGGGGACGGTTGATGCCGGGTACCGTGGGGAGATCAAGGTGATCGTGGTGAATCTCGACCCGCGCGAGAGTGTGCGGTTCGAGCGCTTCGACCGGATCGCCCAACTGGTCGTCCAGCAGGTCGAGCGGGTCCGCTTCCAGGAGGTGGCGGAGCTTCCCGGCTCTGCGCGGGCCGAAGGGGGCTTCGGGTCCACCGGTGGCCATGCCGCGGTGGGCGACGAGAGCGGCACAAACGGCCGGTCCGCCAACAGCGGTCCGGCGGGTGGGAATCGATACGCTTCGGTCGTATCCGACCGGGAAGGACAGTGA
- a CDS encoding ABC transporter ATP-binding protein has product MVMVRVEGVHKSYGRGAAAVHALRGVSFEVRPGELVALKGRSGSGKTTLLNIVGGLDIPDQGRVEVDGRPLGELGEDELLRLRRDRIGFVFQSFGLIPILTAAENVGVPLRLRRTAVREREERVESLLSQVGLAEHAGQRPGELSGGQQQRVAIARALANRPALLIADEPTGQLDAETGHAVMELLRAVVHGESPEGDGTPGTPPAILVATHDATLLGLADRVLELHDGELVSH; this is encoded by the coding sequence ATGGTCATGGTGCGGGTGGAGGGCGTCCACAAGTCGTACGGGCGGGGCGCGGCCGCCGTGCACGCCCTGCGCGGGGTCTCCTTCGAAGTGCGCCCGGGTGAACTGGTGGCGCTCAAGGGGCGCTCGGGGTCCGGCAAGACCACGCTGCTCAACATCGTCGGCGGGCTCGACATCCCCGACCAGGGGCGCGTCGAGGTGGACGGGCGGCCGCTGGGCGAGCTGGGGGAGGACGAGCTGCTGCGGCTGCGCCGGGACCGGATCGGTTTCGTCTTCCAGTCCTTCGGGCTGATCCCGATCCTCACGGCGGCCGAGAACGTGGGCGTGCCGCTGCGGCTGCGGCGGACCGCGGTCCGTGAGCGCGAGGAGCGCGTGGAGTCGCTGCTGTCCCAGGTGGGACTGGCGGAGCACGCCGGGCAGCGCCCCGGTGAGCTGTCCGGCGGTCAGCAGCAGCGCGTCGCCATCGCCCGCGCCCTCGCCAACCGCCCGGCCCTGCTGATCGCCGACGAGCCGACCGGCCAACTGGACGCCGAGACCGGCCACGCCGTCATGGAACTCCTGCGCGCCGTCGTGCACGGCGAGTCCCCCGAGGGGGACGGCACCCCCGGCACGCCCCCCGCCATCCTGGTCGCCACCCACGACGCGACCCTCCTCGGCCTGGCCGACCGGGTGCTGGAACTCCACGACGGCGAGCTCGTGAGCCACTGA